In a genomic window of Chroicocephalus ridibundus chromosome 14, bChrRid1.1, whole genome shotgun sequence:
- the TK1 gene encoding thymidine kinase, cytosolic isoform X1 has protein sequence MNCLTVPGVHPGSPSRPRGQIQVIFGPMFSGKSTELMRRVRRFQLAQYRCLLVKYAKDTRYSVSGVSTHDKSTMEALPACLLMDVYQEALGSAVIGIDEGQFFPDIVEFCEMMANAGKTVIVAALDGTFQRKAFGSILNLVPLAESVVKLNAVCMECYREASYTKRLGAEREVEVIGGADKYHSVCRACYFRKRPQQTGLENKENVPMGVKQLDVAASRKIFAS, from the exons ATGAACTGCCTGACTGTGCCCGGCGTCcaccccggctcccccagccgcCCGCGCGGGCAGATACAG GTGATCTTCGGCCCCATGTTCTCCGGGAAGAG CACGGAGCTCATGCGGCGGGTGCGGCGGTTCCAGCTGGCTCAGTACCGGTGCCTCCTGGTGAAGTACGCCAAGGACACGCGCTACTCCGTCTCCGGCGTCTCCACACACGACAA gaGCACCATGGAGGCCCTGCCAGCCTGCCTCCTCATGGACGTGTACCAGGAGGCGCTGGGCTCTGCCGTCATCGGCATCGACGAGGGCCAATTT TTCCCAGACATCGTGGAGTTCTGTGAGATGATGGCAAATGCTGGGAAAACCGTCATTGTTGCTGCTCTTGATGGGACTTTCCAGAGAAAG GCTTTCGGGAGCATCCTGAACCTCGTCCCGCTGGCAGAGAGTGTGGTGAAGCTGAATGCCGTGTGCATGGAGTGCTACCGAGAAGCCTCCTACACAAAGAGGCTGGGAGCAGAAAGGGAG GTTGAAGTGATTGGAGGAGCAGACAAGTACCACTCTGTCTGCCGAGCCTGCTACTTCCGCAAGCGGCCTCAGCAGACTGGGTTGGAAAACAAGGAGAATGTGCCCATGGGGGTGAAGCAGCTGGACGTGGCTGCCTCACGGAAGATCTTTGCTTCTTGA
- the TK1 gene encoding thymidine kinase, cytosolic isoform X2 encodes MRRVRRFQLAQYRCLLVKYAKDTRYSVSGVSTHDKSTMEALPACLLMDVYQEALGSAVIGIDEGQFFPDIVEFCEMMANAGKTVIVAALDGTFQRKAFGSILNLVPLAESVVKLNAVCMECYREASYTKRLGAEREVEVIGGADKYHSVCRACYFRKRPQQTGLENKENVPMGVKQLDVAASRKIFAS; translated from the exons ATGCGGCGGGTGCGGCGGTTCCAGCTGGCTCAGTACCGGTGCCTCCTGGTGAAGTACGCCAAGGACACGCGCTACTCCGTCTCCGGCGTCTCCACACACGACAA gaGCACCATGGAGGCCCTGCCAGCCTGCCTCCTCATGGACGTGTACCAGGAGGCGCTGGGCTCTGCCGTCATCGGCATCGACGAGGGCCAATTT TTCCCAGACATCGTGGAGTTCTGTGAGATGATGGCAAATGCTGGGAAAACCGTCATTGTTGCTGCTCTTGATGGGACTTTCCAGAGAAAG GCTTTCGGGAGCATCCTGAACCTCGTCCCGCTGGCAGAGAGTGTGGTGAAGCTGAATGCCGTGTGCATGGAGTGCTACCGAGAAGCCTCCTACACAAAGAGGCTGGGAGCAGAAAGGGAG GTTGAAGTGATTGGAGGAGCAGACAAGTACCACTCTGTCTGCCGAGCCTGCTACTTCCGCAAGCGGCCTCAGCAGACTGGGTTGGAAAACAAGGAGAATGTGCCCATGGGGGTGAAGCAGCTGGACGTGGCTGCCTCACGGAAGATCTTTGCTTCTTGA